The following coding sequences lie in one Oncorhynchus masou masou isolate Uvic2021 unplaced genomic scaffold, UVic_Omas_1.1 unplaced_scaffold_532, whole genome shotgun sequence genomic window:
- the LOC135535920 gene encoding GRB2-related adapter protein-like isoform X2: MEAVAVFSFRAKERDELSFQKGEILKVTEMDEDPNWMMAELHGRRGYVPENYISLLPHPWFAGRVSRQQAEQRLRWEERGVFLVRESESSPGEFSVSVR, encoded by the exons atgGAGGCTGTAGCCGTGTTTTCTTTCCGAGCAAAAGAACGAGACGAGCTCAGCTTCCAGAAAGGAGAGATACtgaag GTGACGGAGATGGATGAGGATCCTAATTGGATGATGGCAGAACTCCACGGGAGGCGAGGCTACGTCCCTGAGAACTACATTAGTCTGTTACCACACCC GTGGTTTGCGGGACGTGTGTCCAGGCAGCAGGCTGAGCAGCGGTTGcgttgggaggagagaggagtgttcCTGGTTAGAGAGTCAGAGAGTTCACCAGGAGagttctctgtttctgtcaggtaa